Proteins encoded together in one Astatotilapia calliptera chromosome 7, fAstCal1.2, whole genome shotgun sequence window:
- the isl2a gene encoding insulin gene enhancer protein isl-2a isoform X1: protein MIFVFSPPLGGGIQVYHPARDGTVSSAFCSSPSSVCRLALGYSSCMVDILLNTSFLDDMGDHSKKKSGIAMCVGCGSQIHDQYILRVSPDLEWHAACLKCAECNQHLDETCTCFVRDGKTYCKRDYARLFGIKCAKCNMGFCSSDLVMRARDNVYHMECFRCSVCSRHLLPGDEFSLRDDELLCRADHGLMMERASAGSPLSPGNIHNRPLHISDPVSVRHPPHHRNHVHKPSEKTTRVRTVLNEKQLHTLRTCYNANPRPDALMKEQLVEMTGLSPRVIRVWFQNKRCKDKKKSILMKQLQQQQHNDKTNLQGLTGTPLVAGSPIRHDNTVQGNPVEVQSYQPPWKTLSDFALQTDLDQPAFQQLVSFSEAGSLGNSSGSDVTSLSSQLPDTPNSMVPSPVDT, encoded by the exons ATGatctttgttttctctccacCTCTCGGAGGAGGAATACAAGTTTATCATCCAGCCCGGGACGGGACGGTCTCCTCTGCCTTTTGCTCCTCTCCTTCCTCCGTCTGTCGCCTTGCACTCGGCTATTCCTCCTGTATGGTGGATATCCTGCTCAACACTTCTTTCTTGGATGATATGGGGGATCATTCAAAAA AGAAGTCAGGAATCGCAATGTGTGTGGGCTGTGGAAGTCAGATACACGACCAGTACATCCTGAGAGTGTCCCCGGACCTGGAGTGGCACGCAGCCTGCCTCAAGTGTGCAGAGTGCAACCAGCATCTGGACGAGACCTGCACTTGCTTCGTCCGAGACGGAAAGACTTACTGTAAAAGAGATTATGCAAG GTTATTTGGCATCAAATGTGCAAAGTGTAACATGGGCTTCTGTAGCAGCGACCTGGTGATGAGAGCCCGGGACAATGTGTATCACATGGAGTGCTTTCGGTGCTCGGTGTGCAGCCGACACCTCCTGCCGGGGGACGAGTTCTCCCTGCGGGACGACGAGCTGCTGTGCCGGGCGGACCACGGCTTGATGATGGAGAGGGCCTCAGCAGGGAGCCCGCTGAGCCCGGGGAACATTCACAACAGACCGCTACACATCTCAG ATCCAGTTTCGGTCCGGCACCCTCCACATCACCGGAACCACGTCCACAAGCCGTCCGAGAAGACCACCAGAGTGCGGACGGTGCTCAACGAGAAGCAGCTCCACACACTGCGGACCTGCTACAATGCCAATCCGAGACCGGACGCTCTGATGAAGGAGCAGCTGGTGGAGATGACCGGCCTGAGCCCCAGGGTGATCCGCGTCTGGTTTCAGAACAAGCGCTGCAAAGACAAGAAGAAGTCCATCCTGATGaaacagcttcagcagcagcagcacaacgACAAAACC AATCTGCAGGGCCTGACAGGCACACCTCTGGTGGCAGGCAGTCCTATCCGCCACGACAACACCGTGCAGGGGAATCCTGTGGAGGTGCAGTCCTACCAGCCTCCATGGAAAACCCTCAGCGACTTCGCCCTGCAGACCGATCTCGACCAGCCTGCTTTCCAACAACTG GTGTCTTTCTCTGAAGCGGGCTCTCTGGGGAACTCCTCGGGCAGTGATGTGACCTCTCTGTCGTCTCAGTTGCCGGACACTCCGAACAGTATGGTGCCGAGTCCCGTGGACACGTGA
- the etfa gene encoding electron transfer flavoprotein subunit alpha, mitochondrial yields the protein MNRALNKSNLKHLTGLLQRFQSTLVIAEHNNEKLTPITLNAITAATKVGGEVSCLVAGTNCAKVAEEISKVKGVKKVLVAQHDSYKGGLPEELTPLILQTQKQFNFTHICAGASAFGKNLLPRVAAKLDVAPVSDIIEVKSSDTFVRTIYAGNALSTVKCNEPIKVFSIRGTCFEAAPTEGGGAASEEVSASSPVGISEWLKQSLTKSDRPELTSAKVVVSGGRGLKSGENFKLLYDLADKMNAAVGASRAAVDAGYVPNDMQVGQTGKIVAPELYIAVGISGAIQHLAGMKDSKTIVAINKDPEAPIFQVADYGLVADLFKAVPEMTEALSK from the exons ATGAACAGAGCTCTTAACAAATCAAATCTGAAACATTTG ACTGGTCTCCTGCAGAGGTTTCAAAGCACGTTGGTCATTGCAGAGCACAACAATGAAAAATTAACTCCTATTACCCTCAATGCCATTACGGCTGCTACTAAAGTGGGAGGAGAGGTATCCTGTCTGGTTGCTGGAACAAACTGTGCAAAG GTTGCAGAGGAAATCAGCAAAGTGAAAGGTGTGAAGAAGGTCCTGGTGGCCCAACATGATTCTTACAAAGGTGGCCTACCAG agGAGTTGACTCCACTTATCCTGCAGACACAAAAGCAGTtcaacttcactcacatctgTGCTGGTGCCTCAGCTTTCGGAAAG AACCTGCTTCCCAGAGTGGCTGCCAAGTTGGACGTCGCCCCAGTTTCAGACATTATTGAAGTCAAATCTTCAGATACTTTTGTTAGGACCATCTATGCAG GAAATGCCCTCAGCACTGTGAAATGCAACGAGCCGATCAAGGTCTTCAGCATCAGAGGGACTTGCTTTGAAGCCGCTCCAACAGAGGGAGGGGGTGCTGCATCAGAAGAAG TGTCTGCTTCCTCTCCGGTTGGAATTTCTGAGTGGCTGAAACAGAGTCTGACAAAGAGTGACCGTCCAGAGCTGACAAGTGCTAAAGTTGTGGTGTCAGGAG GTAGGGGCTTGAAGAGTGGAGAAAACTTCAAGTTGCTTTATGACCTTGCAGACAAAATGAATGCTGCAG TTGGTGCATCCAGAGCTGCAGTGGATGCTGGCTACGTCCCTAACGACATGCAGGTTGGACAGACTGGCAAAATTGTAGCACCG GAGTTGTACATTGCTGTTGGTATCTCAGGAGCCATCCAGCACCTGGCAGGAATGAAGGATAGCAAG ACTATTGTTGCTATCAACAAGGACCCTGAAGCTCCTATTTTCCAGGTGGCTGACTACGGTTTGGTAGCCGATCTTTTCAAA gcTGTTCCTGAGATGACTGAAGCTCTCAGCAAGTGA
- the isl2a gene encoding insulin gene enhancer protein isl-2a isoform X2 has protein sequence MIFVFSPPLGGGIQVYHPARDGTVSSAFCSSPSSVCRLALGYSSCMVDILLNTSFLDDMGDHSKKKSGIAMCVGCGSQIHDQYILRVSPDLEWHAACLKCAECNQHLDETCTCFVRDGKTYCKRDYASSDLVMRARDNVYHMECFRCSVCSRHLLPGDEFSLRDDELLCRADHGLMMERASAGSPLSPGNIHNRPLHISDPVSVRHPPHHRNHVHKPSEKTTRVRTVLNEKQLHTLRTCYNANPRPDALMKEQLVEMTGLSPRVIRVWFQNKRCKDKKKSILMKQLQQQQHNDKTNLQGLTGTPLVAGSPIRHDNTVQGNPVEVQSYQPPWKTLSDFALQTDLDQPAFQQLVSFSEAGSLGNSSGSDVTSLSSQLPDTPNSMVPSPVDT, from the exons ATGatctttgttttctctccacCTCTCGGAGGAGGAATACAAGTTTATCATCCAGCCCGGGACGGGACGGTCTCCTCTGCCTTTTGCTCCTCTCCTTCCTCCGTCTGTCGCCTTGCACTCGGCTATTCCTCCTGTATGGTGGATATCCTGCTCAACACTTCTTTCTTGGATGATATGGGGGATCATTCAAAAA AGAAGTCAGGAATCGCAATGTGTGTGGGCTGTGGAAGTCAGATACACGACCAGTACATCCTGAGAGTGTCCCCGGACCTGGAGTGGCACGCAGCCTGCCTCAAGTGTGCAGAGTGCAACCAGCATCTGGACGAGACCTGCACTTGCTTCGTCCGAGACGGAAAGACTTACTGTAAAAGAGATTATGCAAG CAGCGACCTGGTGATGAGAGCCCGGGACAATGTGTATCACATGGAGTGCTTTCGGTGCTCGGTGTGCAGCCGACACCTCCTGCCGGGGGACGAGTTCTCCCTGCGGGACGACGAGCTGCTGTGCCGGGCGGACCACGGCTTGATGATGGAGAGGGCCTCAGCAGGGAGCCCGCTGAGCCCGGGGAACATTCACAACAGACCGCTACACATCTCAG ATCCAGTTTCGGTCCGGCACCCTCCACATCACCGGAACCACGTCCACAAGCCGTCCGAGAAGACCACCAGAGTGCGGACGGTGCTCAACGAGAAGCAGCTCCACACACTGCGGACCTGCTACAATGCCAATCCGAGACCGGACGCTCTGATGAAGGAGCAGCTGGTGGAGATGACCGGCCTGAGCCCCAGGGTGATCCGCGTCTGGTTTCAGAACAAGCGCTGCAAAGACAAGAAGAAGTCCATCCTGATGaaacagcttcagcagcagcagcacaacgACAAAACC AATCTGCAGGGCCTGACAGGCACACCTCTGGTGGCAGGCAGTCCTATCCGCCACGACAACACCGTGCAGGGGAATCCTGTGGAGGTGCAGTCCTACCAGCCTCCATGGAAAACCCTCAGCGACTTCGCCCTGCAGACCGATCTCGACCAGCCTGCTTTCCAACAACTG GTGTCTTTCTCTGAAGCGGGCTCTCTGGGGAACTCCTCGGGCAGTGATGTGACCTCTCTGTCGTCTCAGTTGCCGGACACTCCGAACAGTATGGTGCCGAGTCCCGTGGACACGTGA